CTTGCGCTTTGTtggttttttttctctcctgttCCCGTTCTTagtgtgtttgcgtgtgtgtactcATCTACCTCAccatcagcgccgccgtcatcgaCAGACCTTTGCCACTAAGCTTTCTttcttgcccccccccctcctcctctctttgcctcACACCACACCCTCCGACACCCTCTTCCGTCTTTGGATTTatgtttcccttttcttttcccctcttcacaCTCGAAACTCTTCCTCGTTCTGATTGTTCTCTTCATCGTTTCATATTCCattggcgtgtgcgtgtgtgcgtcatTTGGCTCGaacacgcctctctctcttctggtTTGCGTTTTTTGAGTATAGTTGGAGTGGCTGCTCGTCGggctttctcttctgcgtTGGACTCCATTCGTTTCTCCTCAGCACCACACTCCCACCTTTCTCTCACCCTTTGTGTCACCGACTCGAAAGTAGGCACGTGGGCATCCACTCACTCATTTTACTTCACCAGCGCCTCGACGGTttgccttcccctccccccacacacacagcatcAGCCTGCGGCACTGACGAAGGTTCACACAGACCCACGGGTCAGCACGTACGCTCACACACGTACCCGATAGACCGAGCGCGTTCCCCTCCATTTTCCCTCGTGTCATCGAACTCCTCATTTTCCTTGTTGCGCTGTTCGCTGATTCCCCTTTGCGttctttgtgcgtgtgtccgctgctgctctcttggCACACCTTGGGTGCTCGTGCGTGTACAACTTGTGGacctctgccgctgtgtcGTGCCTTGCTCATCTCCGCCATTGCCGCCTAattctctcttgttttctcactcgctcttccccccttctccatttTCTTTGTCcgcctcgtttttttttttatcgtCTCGAAATTTCTGagggtgtgtggtggtggtggggggaggggcttGGAGCTGTGCGATTCTCAGAGCTACGCGGCTGCCGACTATACAGTGACGAGAAAACGGCAGAGTTGGCACAAAGATCAGCAGCAGTTAGTGGCCGCGGGATAGGCGCACCAGTTCGACGGAGAGGGCGAAGCGgcgcggagagagacggtCTTTTCCGTTGCTCCCGCTCTTtttgatttttttttgttttgcccTGCacaccctcttctttcctctccccccacttGCTGCGGTTGTGTCGCCATTGCTCACGCACGCTCAAGCCCCAAAATTTGACGGTGTAAGAAAATCTTCAGTTTTATTTAGTTGGTCGCtcacttcttttcctctcctcccttttccttccctctgttctccctcccctacTTTTTTTCCTTGCCCTGTTAGCTGCTTCACACGGATATTGCGTGCCACCACCCCTTCATTTTAtcgtccccctctctacACTACATGTTTTGCTTCATTTTTCTTTCGGCTTCCCGTTTCAGCTTTGTAGCTCCCGCGTACACTTTCTCTTGTCGATCCGTGCCGCTTTCTGTGTTGCTTCTGGCGctgacgtgcgtgtgtgggtgtgtctttcttctccccctctccttcctcccttctgtgcctcctggcatctctctccctcctgcaCTCGTATCACCTCAAGTTTTCTTTCATTTCCGTTGTTGAGTTATCTTgcgttttcctcctctttgctctgGACGTTTATTCTGCAGGTACTATTTGACGGCGTTCAATACCCTCCCCTGTCTTGTGGATATTGTGCTCGCTTCCTTATCAAGCTAGTCGAGCTAAAGcgaaaaggaaggaaggcTCGCTGAAGCCGTCCCTACCTCTCCTCGccttggggggggggggagctgtgtagctctctctctctctgtgcttaGCACCTAGGCGCCCGTGTGTACGCGTTGCGACTACAGTCCTATTTTATGTATGTCTGCCCTTTTTTATTTgcctttctttgctctcttctgcctGCTGAgtgcctctttccccctttttattTCCTATTTTCGCCTCGGTTTCaacgccctccctccccctttttctatcttccccctctcccgccttcATTTCCCTATAAAGCACTGAAAAGAACTGATAGTGCTACCCCTGagttccctctcttcgttttgGTGTTTCACTCGTGTCCACTCGAGAGGGGTCCGCGTGACGGCGGCTCAATACGCGCGCCTTCTCTACACGCACCTGCGTGTACTCGAGTCACGTGTTCGTTTCGCATCAcagcccttttttttccttttttgcTTCCCATCGCTTTCAACCCACGTTCTCTCCGCGGCGTAGTACCgagcgtgtctctctctctctatcctgCCTCTTTacgtgtgtgtttctctgtgttcTACCCAagtctcccctcccttgATTCTCCTACTCTCTTTTATTTCGTCTCTGTCCCCTTCTTGGCACTCGTTTGCCTCGCACGcgtacccctcccccctcattCCATTCCTTCCtcgacctctctctctcctccccccttaccTCCCCACTTccttgccctccctccccccactacCCCTCTGTCTGGACTCTTTCTTGTACACCATTTCTGtcgtttcctctctctcccaccttcATCgcaatttttttttctttctcctcctcctcctcctcttcttatTCCCCTTCACATTCTTATTCACAGAGGCGTTGTTCTGGGGGTTTTAtttgtgtgtctctttcTTGCGCCGTTTATTCGCTCTTTAcacctttcctttcctgGAGTGCATCCCCAACACACCCCCTATCcatgtgtgtatatgtgtagGGGGTGTATATACACATTTTTCTGCTCCTTGGAGTCCTTCTGTGTGaccttgtgtgtgtctctgtacGTGTGCGCTCTCTACTATGGGTCTCACCTTGGGCGTCGGCCCCCCGCACCTTCCTATCCCATTCCCTAGTTTCTTCGGCCCTCTTTGACCccaccctgctgctgcaagccaccgccgccgccccccctcctccctccacctaCTCAGTCTTACCCACTACACCACATTTCActgcctttcctttttttgttgttgttgcttctctccccccccccccacacacacagcgttGATAGCGGCGCAAAtcacgcgcgtgcgcaagGCGAGGCCAGCGCTAGAAACAACAATAGCAAACATAGGAAAACACAGCGGGATCAATTCGTGAGGTCAGGGTGAAGAAAGGAGGacggaagggaaaggaagacgAGTCCCGCGGCGCCTGTCAGAGGCCCGATAAGAAAGCCGAAGGAATCCCGAGTGCGTTGCTTCAAGGATCGGATGCAAAATTTCGCGTAGTGGTACGCACCATCGATAAGAATACCATCGCACCATCGAAGTTGTCATCGAGGGAGCTTCCCAGGGCACTGTTCCATCTTACGCActcagccccccctcccccaccgtcTTCCTACTTTTGCACTTTTATATCTGCACACACCTGCCATCGCTTgtgggcgagggggggagggaggcgcttCGTCAGTGTCCTGTCGTTGGGGTGTGAGCGTGAGCGAgacccttttctttttgtgtttttttttttcgttatTTTCCTCtcgcgcctcccccctcccctcctctctctctctcttgcggtattccctccctttttttcttcgttttctaCTCTGCCGGCTGCGCTCACTTCCTACTCGTGcgcgctgtgcgtgtgtgtggttggcGTGCCTGTGCCACCCTGGTGCGCCAATCGTTGGCaaaagggcagcagcggtacgaCGCTGACATTCACCACTTGTGCGGGCGGGGTGGGTCACgttgaaggaggaaaagagcgcAACAGGAAAACGCGCGTgcgcggaggagggagggggggggagagttGGCGAAGGGCAAATCGGCTCAAGCAAGCAGcgcaccccctctctgcatTCCTTTCTTTTAATATCACCGCTCAATGCGGAGTTGAAGACAACGGCgtaaaaaagaaaagaggaagtcAGGGGCCACATAACCCTTTCACACGCACGGGGATTTACCGCCcaaaagcaacaacaaaaaagaagcTTCCCTTACTGATCCGTCACCCgataccccccccctgcaaCACACGTAGTCAAGGTaagcagacacacacacaaacacacacaattCGCGGAGATACTCGCGCAGGCTCATcgccctcctcacacacgtgcacaaaCAGGTGTATCTACACAACCTCCCTGGCGCCTTTGCAGTGCCTACACAGCCGCACAAtatccctcccccacccttccAGGTCGCTCACAGCGACCCTCATTCACCCAACGCTGAAATAAGCGGAGTTTTCTCATCGGTATCACTGGCCGACATATACACACTTACGCACACGGGCAAGTGCCCACAGAGCAGTAGAGCCACTCGGGTGTGTCTCTTCGAGCTGGTCTCTTCcgcgtgcttctcttttcacctTATTCCACTCTTTGTAcaccctcgctctctcgccgcctctttttcccctttcgactcccttcttccccgtCTCCACCTCAGTGACGCTGTCACTCTTGCCACTCCTACCCGCAGATCCCTTTTCTCGCGctatctgtgtgtgtgtgtgctacgCTTGATTTGTTTGACCACCACTGTCATTTTCTCGAAAGCGACGTCTGTCAAGCTCGCGGCGGGTGGatttttttctgtttgtttctGCCACCCCACTCAGCCCTTGCGAGTCTTCTTGGGTGCTTGCCTAACAACGCTCGTCTGTTGGCGTAAGTGTTCCTAGTTTGCGTGCCAGGTTTGGTTATTTTCTgcttcgctctttcttttttcttttctggtTTGCTGTGGCGGTCACGTGGTGTGTGTAGTGGCGTCTCTTTCGCCTTCTTCCACTGACGACACCAATTTCTCTGCcactctttcttctctcttcttggtTTCGTCGAGCGTGGCTGACCATCACCGCGCCAGCGCGCATACGTGTGCGCGAGTGAAGTCTCTTGGtgttcctctcttctgcttggGCACGCGTCTCCTCGCCTCTGTCCTGAGCTCTTCGTGTCTTCTCGATCTGCCCCatcgtttgtgtgtgtaagCGTGACGGTGTGCGTCTCCCATTCTCTTCCAAGGTTCCtctttgtctttctcttgcctGCTAGAGAAAGACGCTCAAGGCACCTCCTTACGCATCCGCACCGACAGAACTGGCGAAGGCGTAAGGTACACCCGCTCGTGCTGGTGTGCAGGCTGGCAGGCACCCACATTACATactacacacgcacgtttGATTATTCAGACGGACGCACGCCGGCTTGATGTGCATGCGAGTGAGCATGAGAAGCTACCATCACAACCCGTACCGGCAATCGTCCGCCTCGTATACTCCACAAGAGACCTCTGATCGACAGCAggggcagctgcgcacccTCACCCGAGCTTCGACAgagccaccactgccgtctTCAGCACCTGATCTGGATGATTCCATCGACCGATTTTCGAGTCAGAGCTCTGAGGCAACTGGGGGTATACCAGCTCACTCGACACTGTCTATTACGCGCTCCGTCACAGTTACGTTTGGCGCCCGTGCGAGTGTCGCTACAGCTTCGCCGACCACTGCGCCCTTTCATTGGCCCAGCAGTGTCGCGAACATCGAGATAGGAGGGACAACAACGCTTGCGACCTCAACCATAGCAGCGACCGCGTCTACCCGTGACTCTGTGTCATGCCGCATGCGCCTGGCCCAGTTGTCTTCGCCGTTCGACGCCGTGAACTTGCATCACCCGTCACTGGCCTCACCGCGGCAGGGAATTTCCCTTCCGCGGTCGCGACACAGCGGCGAtgccggcggcgacgatCCGCCATTTGCCGGGGACACGGCGGGCTCGTTGCCGAGCACGAGCACCTCTACTCTGTATTCGGGTGCTCTCCTGCAGTCGTGCCAAGCGCTCTTGAGCACACAGTCGCTAGGCTCAACGGTGTTGATGGAGCGGCACTCATTCTCTGATTGGTGTGCAACAGCGGCGTTGGATGACCCATCCTCTGGCTCGTGtccgagcagctgcagctggtcTCCACTAAACCAGACACAaccgcgcagcgctgtccGTGCGACGGCGACGTCACCGATCTCCCCCGTCGGCACAATCACCACAACGCTCTTCATCGACGGCCTGCCAGCGTCAATTGAGAACAAatggcagctgcagccttGTGTACCCCCACAGGGGTTGATGGCACTCCGAGTGAAGAGTTCGCGAGGCAGGAACGTTGGCTTCGCTGTCTATGACAGCATCGCAGCCGCACATGGAGCGCTGACGTGGTTCAATCAGATGCGCATAATCAAGGAGGTGGTACTGACCTCTACATTCGGCGCCCCACCTGCTGTGGGGTCCGCGCCATCGACTGGGGCGCCACCCGGCCTTGTGAGCGATGACCCCTGTGTGCCATCAGGTGGTGTGACGAGTGCTTGTTTCACCAACTCGCCCGTTGAGTCGGAGCCCCTGCCGCTGAAATACGAGGATTACCTCTGCACGCAGCAACTCCCCGGTGAGTTCGCGTCTTTGCTGCGTAAGTGTACGCTTCTGCGGGTGGACTGGGCCCGCTGCTTGGAAATTCAGCACACGCCCGTCAAGGTGgtgggcgctgctgctcctcctcctagTTCTCTGGTCTCCTCCCCGCTGTCCCACCCACCATCGCCGTGGAGGATGGGAGCGGTTGCTGTCcgtccaccgccgccgccaccgatgCCGACGTCGGTGCCGCATGTAAGCCCCTATCCGAGAGGCGACAACGACGGTTGCTTCATGTCAGAGCCGGCCCGGCATGCTCTGCTACTGCGGGCACCTCCCCAGCAgcatccgccgccgccgccgtcgtcgtcgccgccaatTGTGCTGTCGCCACGGTTTCAGCTTCCACTGCAGCCACCACATCCCTGTGCCCCTGCCGGCTGGTCTGACGCCCAGGCCACACACCCGCTAGAGCCTCACCCGTTGGCTCAGACAACGTTGTACCACGGGCCTTCGCCGGTGACGCACCGTACTTGGGCTACCTCAGCACCATCATCGTTTTTGCAGAGGACTGAGCTTCGTTCTTCttgtggcagcggcaccgctaCCCCAGCCTACTACCAACCCGAGAACCCCACCACTTGGCAACCTCTTGGTGCGCATCTGAGTTCGCACGTGGCGGAGCGCAACGATCAGCATGAGCGAGTGGATGACTGGCGAGGCGTACCGCCAAAGCTGCCTGGATCGTCGTACCGTTACGAAGagcggcatccgcagcagcgccacatggctcaccaccaccaccaacctGCTCGTGagcctcccctcccttcccgtACGCTCTTCGTACGTCTCATCCACAACTTCGAAGAGCCTCAGTGCCTCCAGCACGACCAGCTGCGTAgcaccaccggcggcggcacggaTAGTGCGACTGCGGTGCCTATCAACCCATCGTTCGCGACGGTGGGGCCGCGTTCAACTACCTCAGGTACAATGGCCATGCCagacgctgcggctgcgtgcGCCGAGGTAGTTGCACTCCCAGCACCGACGCGAGCCCGCTCTCAGACTACCCCCTCGTTCCGCGTGTCAACGAGCACGGCGGTGTCTctgagcggcgccgcgggtATCCATCCACTGGTCTCGGTTGTgccgcaccatcaccactgTATGCTCTATCAATCGCCGGCCTTACCAACCTTGATGACGACCCCACAGCTGCGGAGTCCACAGGATAGCCACACTGCACAAGCGTATTCTCCACTGCGGCCACCGGTGTCTTCGCAGCTGACGAGCCCACGTGATGatcgccacagcagcagtgctggtgctgctgacgaaGCCGTCTTGCAGCCGGCACCCAACGCCGAAGACCTCGAGTTCTTCCGTTTCGCACAGAGCGTGTTGCGCAAGGAGTACTTCTCCGAGAGGTTTGCTGGATTCGTCCGATATCGTGAGTTCTTGCGTCCCCCGTACTACGGCGGCTGCTTTGTGCTATTTGAGCGAGGAGAAGAcatgcagcgctgcctccagTGGATGCGCAAGGACGAACGGCTCATGAAGTTGTTTGCAGTCTCACCGGCCCGAAACGACAGCTTCGGACCGTGATTAAACGACTAGCTCACGTGCCTATTCATCTCCAGCGTTTATTGGGATCTGGGCTGTGTggtatgtatgtgtgtgtgtgtgtgtgtgtgcaacaGTGACGTCAACTCATCTTCGTTGAAAGTGAATTCTTTTCCCCGTCCCCTCGCTTTACTGCAGTCTGTATATATGCTTAGTTTCCATTTTCgactcctcttcttcactctTCTCACTTTTGCGGCTGCTCTTTCTTGGCTTTGTtttgtctgtgcgtgtgagtgaatgtgcgtgtgtgtatccATCGACATCAGAAGTAGCACTTTGTGCGCCATGCctctcactcccccctcccttctaTTCTCTTTagccccctccctttcctcttcatGTACTGTACTGTCTTACGTGgtctgctcccccctcccccctctctgtctgtgcgtgtctcccccctccaccctctctcttttttcgtTCCCTTTTGTGTTTGTATTCTCGCCcacgtctctcctcttttcacATTCTGTCGTCGTTGTCCTCTTCATTTTTGCCATCTTCGCTTATCCAGTGTTTCCGTCGTTTtatttttccttttcacttGTCTCCTGGAGTAACACTTGCCTAgtctctgtgcatgtgtgtttgCATGCCCAGCCCaggcctcccccctctgcctcaaCATGCCTCACAGACACGTGGACGCGCCCTCTCGtctttccccccctctcttgttATTTTGCTCTGAAgcccttttcttctgttgtTCCCTTGCCGTCtgtgttcccccctccccctccctcatccccCCGCCGCTCCGTCCATTTTCTCGCATTACGCCTCCACTTCCCTCCTCTGTCATGCGCCTCTTtgccgcccttctctcgctttccctcgATGATGTCAGCCGTCGGGTTtctttttattattattatttttcctcgtttttttttttatttgcccttcttcttgtcgtgCTCcggcgtgtctgcgtggcGTCGCCTTTATCGGCTGCCAGGCGCCCAGGCATACGTGCCTCTCCTaagaagcgaaaaagaaaaggcaaaaTAAAAAAGGAAGACTGCCGCTGTCAACGTAggcggaaagagggaggacgGAGCTTAAAAAGGGGTCCATGCAGCGGCTCGTTTTCGTGTAGTTTCGCTTTCGCACCTTTCGTTTCCCGTGTTAGCGTCCTAACGCGCTGATCTTcacgcgctgccaccagTTTACTTCCCTGCCACGTTCGAGTACATTTGtagttttctttttttttttgggtaTGTTTTCATTTGGTGTTTTACTCTCTGCGCCCTCACCCAGTGTCCATACGCTGGGTGAATCCGCCGGTAGACGCCGCTGGttacgcgcacgtgcgccacTGTCTCGTCTGTGCTGCGAAAAGGCAGAAGGAAGGGGCAGACACAACGGCAAACGAAAGCGAAAACGTTGgtgaggaaagggagaagaggaaggaagggagggagggaagggaagggaagggcaGAAAGGCGTGTGAGCTCATCAGCCGGGCTGCCTTTCGTTCTCATCGAAGGCATCTCACCGGTGTTACACCGCCCACCTCTGCCGTTTCTACTGCTTTCGCTTTTTCAATCCTTTACAGTGATGGTAGCGTAAGACGAAGGCGCtacaccgccaccccccttccccctttccctcttccatTTCGCCGATTTATCGTCTGCACTGGGACTTCCGTCGATTTCTGCATTTTGCAGTTCGTTTGCAAGTGTGAGTCTTGtctttggtgtgtgtgcgtgtttttttttctctctctctcttcctctcttcctcttcgttctctctctttttacTTCTCGggttgtttttctttgggTTTGTGGATTCGCCTCTGCGCCGtccgtctctcctcctcccttctcctcactGTACTGTGTAGTTTCAGGCATACATCACccgaaaaagaaacgaatGGAGGCTACTTGCCCACCTTTGTGTATTGCTTGTCTCAGTGTTTTGTGTTTTGTGTTTTGTatgttttctcttctccgtcttccccccttcttcgcaacttcccttctccaccaGGATTCAGAGTCCATACTCAGATGTGtgtaccccctcccttcccccctcccctttacCCGCCTTACCGCACCTTCGCCTGcatcttctcccttctcccctctgtTAGGtattcctcttcttcttcttttcctctctacGTTGTAGCACACGGTGTGCTCCAGTGTATAGTTTGTATTCCTTAAGCTCTTTCTGTGCTTCAGCACACGCGTATACCgaccccacacccacccacttgAGTGTGCACCGCACCTATGCGTAGGGGACacagcggggagggggaggagacaaGACAAAATACCAACTGACCCACCCCAACACGGGAAGTCCCGAGACACGATGAAAGCAAaagtgctgctggtgctggtacgtagcagcaccagcaccagcagcagcactgcctaGAGCGTCATGGATTTTTCAGTCTTCACGTGAGGGGTAGGTGGGTGGCGACAAGAAACTGCTGGTGTTATCGAGGACAGCGAGggcttctccctctgcctgccccttctcactcgctcgctctttctgTTCCCCATACCGTATTATTCAAGTACATTTTATACACCTGCGTTGCGCGACACTCTGAACGAAAAGGGCGCACTAAATCCCCCCAAACAATCGAAGTACCCCCAAAATAGGCTGAGCGGAACTGAAACACCGaaacaacagaaaaggacCCCACCACAGGGGCAGAGCTTCAGTACGGGATGCGAGGAGAAACaacagacacccacaccaagTGACACACCAGCCCCACATcacgagagggagggagagagagggggagcgtgCCACGGCCGGGTTGCACATGGAATGGTGTGCTTAGATGTTTGTTTTGCTGTGCCTGCCCGCCTGCCTGGTTCACTGCCACCTAAGTAACCGCTACTCTTCCCTCTCCGTGCTCACAGTGGAAGAGCCTCAAGCCTTTTGCTTGTGCTCGTTTGCCTTTGCCACTATTagtctctcctcctccgtgtaCTGCtcatcctctccctctttcctccgtcttcctctccttcctttctgATGCTTCTGCCCGCACGTACgcgctcgctttctttttcttgtgtgtgtgtctctctctctgtctgtgaACTCGATGCACTGTCACACACGAAATgctcgttttcctctctacGTCCTGTTGATCTAGAAGTTACCGCCTTCCTCATTCTCGAATACCTCTCTTATCATTTTTGGTGTTCATCGAGAGTGTACCCAcgagcaaacacacacacacacaaagcaaaGCAAGCGAGTTCACTGTTATCACCTTTCCTTACAtcgcctttcctcttctctttcctcgctgagcgtccacctctgccatcATGGCGAAGCAGGCGAATTGGCTAATGTCTCTGAAGCCgttgctggcggtgctgccggagATCGAAAAGCCTCAGCGCGTGCCGGGAATTAAGGAGCGCATCATGTGGACTGCTGTGGCGCTTTTTGTCTTCCTAATTTGTTGCCAAGTCCCTGTGTATGGCTCCCGTCCCGGCAACGCCAGCGATCCGTTCTACTGGATGCGCATTGTGCTGGCAAGTAACAAGGGTACGCTGATGGAGCTCGGCATCTCTCCAATCGTGTCCGCCTCGCTCATTCTGGAGCTGTTAGCTGGTGTGGGCATCCTCACCTACGACCCGAACAACCGTGAGGAGCGAGCCGTCTTCGAGGGCTTCCAGAAGATGATGGGCCTGGTGATcacagcggtggaggcggtggcgtaCGTGTCCTCAGGCATGTACGGCGACCCGTCTCGCATTGGGGTGGCCATGTGCGGCATGATTATTCTTCAGCTCATGGTGGCGACGATGATTTGCATCCTTTTGGACGAGCTTCTCGCGAAGGGGTGGGGCATTGGCAGTGGCACCTCCCTCTTCATTTCCACGAACGTGTGCGATACCATCATCTGGAAGGCGTTCTCCCCATCCACCATCA
This portion of the Leishmania panamensis strain MHOM/PA/94/PSC-1 chromosome 11 sequence genome encodes:
- a CDS encoding hypothetical protein (TriTrypDB/GeneDB-style sysID: LpmP.11.1050), whose protein sequence is MRLAQLSSPFDAVNLHHPSLASPRQGISLPRSRHSGDAGGDDPPFAGDTAGSLPSTSTSTLYSGALLQSCQALLSTQSLGSTVLMERHSFSDWCATAALDDPSSGSCPSSCSWSPLNQTQPRSAVRATATSPISPVGTITTTLFIDGLPASIENKWQLQPCVPPQGLMALRVKSSRGRNVGFAVYDSIAAAHGALTWFNQMRIIKEVVLTSTFGAPPAVGSAPSTGAPPGLVSDDPCVPSGGVTSACFTNSPVESEPLPLKYEDYLCTQQLPGEFASLLRKCTLLRVDWARCLEIQHTPVKVVGAAAPPPSSLVSSPLSHPPSPWRMGAVAVRPPPPPPMPTSVPHVSPYPRGDNDGCFMSEPARHALLLRAPPQQHPPPPPSSSPPIVLSPRFQLPLQPPHPCAPAGWSDAQATHPLEPHPLAQTTLYHGPSPVTHRTWATSAPSSFLQRTELRSSCGSGTATPAYYQPENPTTWQPLGAHLSSHVAERNDQHERVDDWRGVPPKLPGSSYRYEERHPQQRHMAHHHHQPAREPPLPSRTLFVRLIHNFEEPQCLQHDQLRSTTGGGTDSATAVPINPSFATVGPRSTTSGTMAMPDAAAACAEVVALPAPTRARSQTTPSFRVSTSTAVSLSGAAGIHPLVSVVPHHHHCMLYQSPALPTLMTTPQLRSPQDSHTAQAYSPLRPPVSSQLTSPRDDRHSSSAGAADEAVLQPAPNAEDLEFFRFAQSVLRKEYFSERFAGFVRYREFLRPPYYGGCFVLFERGEDMQRCLQWMRKDERLMKLFAVSPARNDSFGP